The following are from one region of the Chanos chanos chromosome 10, fChaCha1.1, whole genome shotgun sequence genome:
- the gpr18 gene encoding N-arachidonyl glycine receptor: protein MYNNQNLYPKEFRMAGLVFYCIIFIIGIMVNLTALWVFALTTKRRSSVSIYMINVAIVDLIFILLLPFRMVYYNENRWHFGDMFCRINAALTMFYPCIALWLFALISADRYVAIVQPRHSKELKSVRKAVVSCVGVWIMTLGATVPLLFPDNGLDQMYNYTTCVKMQDIIYLQPDNPVNFARLIFFFLVPILIMVGCYIIIVDNLIHGRTSKLKPKVKQKSIRIIVTLIIQILVCFVPYHICLVFLLLKRSDEDYSTWGAVTTFLMNMSTVLDIILYYIVSKQFQDRVISVIFYRNYLRSVRRKSHHTGSVRSLSNLTSAMI from the exons ATGTATAATAACCAAA ATCTGTACCCTAAGGAATTCAGGATGGCTGGATTAGTCTTCTATTGTATTATCTTCATAATTGGGATAATGGTCAACCTTACTGCCCTTTGGGTCTTTGCTCTGACCACCAAAAGAAGGAGTTCTGTTTCCATTTACATGATAAATGTAGCTATAGTGGATTTGATTTTCATCCTTTTGCTGCCCTTCCGCATGGTCTATTACAATGAGAACCGCTGGCACTTTGGGGACATGTTTTGCAGGATTAACGCTGCACTAACTATGTTCTACCCCTGCATAGCTCTGTGGTTGTTTGCGCTCATCAGCGCAGACCGGTATGTAGCCATTGTGCAACCACGACACAGCAAGGAGCTGAAGAGTGTGCGAAAAGCTGTTGTGTCCTGTGTTGGGGTTTGGATTATGACACTGGGGGCAACAGTACCCCTTCTTTTCCCCGACAATGGCCTCGATCAGATGTACAATTACACCACTTGTGTCAAGATGCAAGACATCATCTACCTTCAACCTGACAACCCTGTCAATTTTGCTAGgctcatcttcttcttcttggtgCCGATTCTGATCATGGTAGGTTGCTATATCATCATTGTGGATAACCTCATCCACGGCCGTACGTCCAAACTTAAGCCAAAAGTGAAGCAGAAATCCATTCGCATAATCGTCACGCTCATCATACAGATTCTAGTGTGCTTTGTACCCTACCACATCTGCCTTGTCTTCCTGCTCCTGAAGAGAAGTGATGAAGACTATAGTACCTGGGGTGCAGTCACGACCTTCCTGATGAACATGAGCACAGTGCTGGACATCATCCTCTATTACATTGTGTCTAAGCAGTTCCAGGACCGGGTaatcagtgtcattttttaCCGTAACTACTTGAGGAGTGTGCGAAGGAAGAGCCACCATACCGGAAGTGTACGTTCCCTCAGCAACCTTACCAGTGCCATGATTTGA
- the gpr183a gene encoding G-protein coupled receptor 183-A → MAELSVNISNDSVISLTPSCNNLYNHRNEARILMPLHYVIVFVVGLLGNVLALYVIWPNLKKLNSTTLYSAHLVVSDILFTLSLPLRVMYYALGFHWPLGDGLCKFTALLFYINTYAGVNFMTCLSVDRFIAVVLPLRCARFRKVKNVRYICAAVWVLVLMQTLPLLSMPLTNVEDDGYVTCMEYPNFENVENLPVMLIGAVILGYGIPLVIILGCYSVLCFKLRMTAKANPLSEKSGCNRKAIGVICCVILVFVMCYSPYHIDLLQYMIRKLIGHPDCDELHAFQISLHVTVCLMNFNSCLDPFIYFFACKGYKKKVLKLLKRQVSVSFSSVARTSHEASSRDMIGGERINMSSRLRSSVMMD, encoded by the coding sequence ATGGCTGAGTTGTCGGTAAACATCAGCAATGACTCTGTCATCAGCCTCACTCCCAGTTGCAACAATTTATATAACCACCGCAATGAAGCGCGGATTCTCATGCCTCTGCATTATGTTATAGTCTTTGTTGTGGGGTTGCTGGGCAACGTGTTAGCTCTTTATGTAATCTGGCCAAATTTGAAGAAGCTCAACTCCACTACTCTGTACTCTGCCCATCTAGTGGTGTCGGATATCTTGTTCACGTTGTCATTGCCATTGCGTGTGATGTACTACGCGCTTGGCTTCCACTGGCCACTGGGGGATGGACTATGTAAATTCACAGCACTTTTATTCTATATCAACACCTATGCCGGCGTTAACTTCATGACCTGCTTGAGTGTGGATCGTTTCATCGCTGTCGTGCTGCCGCTACGTTGCGCCCGGTTCCGAAAGGTGAAGAACGTCCGCTACATCTGTGCAGCTGTGTGGGTGCTTGTACTTATGCAAACATTGCCTTTGCTCTCCATGCCCCTGACAAACGTGGAAGACGATGGCTATGTAACTTGCATGGAGTATCCAAACTTTGAAAACGTCGAGAACCTGCCTGTCATGCTAATCGGCGCTGTGATCTTAGGTTACGGTATCCCGCTTGTCATCATTCTTGGGTGTTACTCAGTGTTATGCTTTAAACTGCGTATGACAGCCAAGGCTAACCCCCTATCTGAGAAGTCAGGTTGTAACCGGAAGGCCATTGGAGTGATCTGCTGTGTAATTCTAGTATTTGTAATGTGCTACAGCCCCTATCACATTGATTTATTACAGTACATGATCCGGAAATTGATCGGTCATCCAGACTGTGATGAGTTGCATGCCTTCCAGATCTCTCTACACGTCACCGTCTGCCTAATGAATTTCAACTCCTGTTTGGACCCCTTCATCTACTTCTTTGCCTGCAAGGGCTACAAAAAGAAAGTGCTGAAGTTGCTGAAGAGGCAGGTGAGTGTGTCCTTCTCCAGTGTGGCCAGGACTTCCCATGAAGCTTCATCCAGAGACATGATTGGCGGTGAGAGGATCAACATGAGCAGCAGGTTGAGAAGCAGTGTAATGATGGACTAA
- the LOC115823157 gene encoding G-protein coupled receptor 183, whose translation MDSNDTTSNQSCDVFVFQKAAPILFPIFYIVVLLISISGNSLVLYITCQKKQKFNSTSLYLANLAISDTLFTLALPGRIVYYIRGFNWPFGDFLCRLTATLFYSNTYAGIAFMTCISVDRYLAMVHPQRCLRLRKVRVVRRVCAIVWFVVLLQTFPLLFRKMVEDREDRQTCMEYTNFDGSPLMHSLLLLACVVGFCVPLGLILCCYTLINLMLSKTARENAVANRSGRSRQAKSVILLILLSFVVCFSPYHINIMQFMVRRLLYEPSCEERRAFKISLQVTVSLMNVNCCLDPVIYFFAIKTYKQRVMSLFKGYLSTSVSSKSMPENSSSNT comes from the coding sequence ATGGATTCAAATGATACTACTTCAAACCAGAGCTGTGATGTGTTCGTCTTCCAGAAAGCAGCTCCCATCCTTTTTCCTATTTTTTACATAGTGGTGCTTCTAATCAGTATCTCAGGAAACAGTCTGGTCCTGTACATCACCtgccaaaagaaacaaaagttcAACTCCACCTCTCTATACCTGGCCAACTTGGCCATCTCTGATACCCTCTTCACCCTTGCTCTGCCAGGAAGAATTGTCTACTACATTCGTGGGTTTAACTGGCCCTTTGGAGATTTCCTCTGTAGGTTGACTGCTACTCTGTTCTACAGTAACACTTATGCCGGTATCGCCTTCATGACCTGCATCAGTGTGGACCGCTACCTGGCCATGGTGCACCCTCAACGCTGCTTGAGGTTGAGAAAGGTGAGAGTGGTGCGGCGGGTTTGTGCCATTGTCTGGTTTGTTGTCCTTCTACAGACTTTCCCTTTGCTCTTTCGGAAAATGGTGGAGGACAGGGAGGACAGGCAGACGTGCATGGAGTACACCAACTTTGATGGATCTCCTCTAATGCATAGTCTGCTTCTGTTGGCTTGCGTAGTTGGCTTCTGTGTGCCACTGGGACTCATCTTGTGTTGCTACACCCTGATAAACCTCATGCTCTCCAAGACAGCCAGGGAGAACGCCGTGGCCAACAGGTCAGGGCGTAGTCGCCAGGCCAAGAGTGTAATCTTGTTGATTCTCTTGAGCTTTGTGGTTTGCTTCAGCCCTTACCACATCAACATCATGCAGTTCATGGTGCGCAGGCTGCTTTACGAGCCCAGCTGTGAGGAAAGGAGGGCTTTTAAAATCTCACTCCAGGTTACTGTCTCCTTGATGAATGTCAACTGCTGTCTAGATCCCGTCATCTATTTCTTTGCTATTAAGACATACAAGCAGAGAGTGATGAGTCTCTTCAAGGGCTATCTGTCCACGTCAGTTTCTTCAAAGAGCATGCCTgagaacagcagcagcaacaccTGA